One part of the Haemophilus parainfluenzae genome encodes these proteins:
- the lolE gene encoding lipoprotein-releasing ABC transporter permease subunit LolE translates to MNTPFFISWRYQRGKQKNPLVALISKFSAIGIALGVAVLIVGLSAMNGFERELNSRILAVVPHAEITLNPQGNESTLNHWQNLAERLKTNKKITALSPFVSFTALVENGNKLKVVQVKGVDKQAEDQVSSLGKFVEGDGWQKFAEEGGLVLGSGIAKELDVKAGDWVSLLISQPNGEDQMAQPNRERVQVTAILRLDGQLDHSYALLSLPQAQELMGYREDQITGVELKVDDPFKVQEMDYSMLNDYPQLLYIQNWVAKFGYMYRDIQLIRTVMYIAMVLVIGVACFNIVSTLIMAVKDKQGDIAIMRTLGANNGFIKQIFIWYGLLAGMKGCLIGIVLGVVLALNLTPIIQGIETLLGKKLLSDGIYFVDFLPSELHWFDVVLVLVAALVLSLLASLYPASRAVKLQPAQVLSNH, encoded by the coding sequence ATGAATACGCCTTTTTTCATTAGTTGGCGTTATCAACGGGGTAAGCAAAAGAATCCGTTGGTGGCGTTAATTTCAAAATTCTCTGCTATCGGTATAGCTCTTGGCGTGGCGGTGTTGATCGTGGGGTTAAGTGCCATGAATGGCTTTGAGCGTGAACTGAATTCACGTATTTTGGCAGTCGTACCACATGCGGAAATCACATTAAACCCACAGGGCAATGAGAGCACATTAAACCATTGGCAGAACCTTGCGGAACGTCTAAAAACAAACAAAAAAATTACCGCACTTTCACCTTTTGTGAGTTTTACTGCCTTAGTCGAAAATGGCAATAAACTTAAAGTCGTTCAAGTGAAAGGGGTCGATAAACAAGCTGAAGATCAAGTGAGTTCTCTTGGTAAGTTTGTGGAAGGTGATGGCTGGCAGAAATTCGCAGAAGAAGGTGGATTGGTGCTGGGCTCTGGTATTGCCAAAGAGCTAGATGTTAAAGCAGGCGATTGGGTGTCGTTATTGATTTCTCAACCGAATGGTGAAGATCAAATGGCTCAGCCTAATCGTGAGCGTGTTCAAGTGACCGCTATTTTACGTTTAGATGGTCAGTTAGACCACAGTTATGCTTTACTCTCCCTGCCTCAAGCACAGGAATTAATGGGATATCGTGAAGATCAAATTACCGGTGTTGAATTGAAAGTGGATGATCCATTTAAAGTACAAGAAATGGATTATTCGATGCTGAATGATTATCCGCAACTGCTTTATATTCAAAACTGGGTGGCAAAATTTGGCTATATGTATCGAGATATTCAGCTTATTCGTACGGTGATGTATATCGCGATGGTGCTTGTAATTGGGGTGGCGTGTTTTAATATCGTTTCTACCTTAATTATGGCGGTAAAAGACAAGCAAGGTGATATTGCGATTATGCGAACACTAGGGGCGAATAATGGATTTATTAAACAAATCTTTATTTGGTATGGTTTACTTGCAGGGATGAAAGGATGTTTGATTGGTATTGTGTTAGGTGTTGTACTCGCATTGAATCTCACGCCGATTATTCAAGGCATCGAAACATTACTCGGTAAAAAACTGTTATCAGATGGCATCTATTTCGTTGATTTCTTACCAAGTGAATTACATTGGTTCGATGTTGTATTAGTTCTCGTGGCGGCATTGGTATTGAGTTTACTCGCGAGTCTTTATCCAGCCAGTAGGGCAGTAAAATTACAACCGGCTCAAGTGTTGAGTAATCATTAA
- the lolD gene encoding lipoprotein-releasing ABC transporter ATP-binding protein LolD produces the protein MNNYLLECQNINKFYQEGENQTQVLKGVSFAMKPQELVAIVGSSGSGKSTLLHTLGGLDQPSSGEVFIKGQSLQKASESELAKLRNQNLGFVYQFHHLMADFTALENVMMPMLIGRQNKTEAKDRAEKILGAVGLSHRITHRPSALSGGERQRVAIARALVNNPALVLADEPTGNLDHKTTESIFELIQTLNAEQNIAFLLVTHDMSLAQKLSRCLTMQDGILKEGA, from the coding sequence ATGAATAACTACTTATTAGAATGCCAAAATATTAATAAATTTTACCAAGAAGGCGAGAACCAAACCCAAGTATTAAAAGGCGTGAGCTTTGCCATGAAACCACAAGAATTAGTGGCGATTGTGGGAAGCTCTGGTTCGGGAAAAAGTACTTTATTACACACCTTAGGCGGTTTAGATCAGCCAAGTAGTGGGGAAGTGTTTATTAAAGGGCAATCTTTGCAAAAAGCGTCTGAAAGTGAATTGGCTAAATTGCGTAATCAAAATCTCGGTTTCGTGTATCAATTTCACCATTTAATGGCAGATTTTACCGCATTGGAAAATGTGATGATGCCGATGTTAATTGGTCGTCAGAATAAAACAGAAGCAAAAGATCGTGCTGAAAAAATATTAGGCGCAGTAGGCTTAAGTCATCGTATTACTCATCGTCCATCTGCACTTTCTGGCGGTGAACGTCAACGTGTTGCGATTGCTCGTGCATTGGTGAATAACCCTGCTCTTGTCTTGGCTGATGAACCAACAGGTAACTTAGATCATAAAACCACAGAAAGTATTTTTGAGTTGATTCAAACCTTGAATGCGGAACAAAACATTGCGTTTTTATTGGTTACACATGATATGTCATTAGCGCAAAAACTGTCTCGTTGCTTAACCATGCAAGACGGAATTTTGAAGGAAGGTGCATAA
- a CDS encoding lipoprotein-releasing ABC transporter permease subunit — MNLPISLYVALRYWRAKSADRFGRLVANLASFGIVLGVMALIIVLSVMNGLEGYQKQQVLSIIPHAIVSQEVPISAEKPLENTPHFVQKAVPINTTNVVFQTAKGVSAGQVIGIQSFSDDLLLDGFDPSQFNQLLPQGEFKLIIGDNLAQKLGLAVGDKVRLMITENSQYTPFGRVPMQRLFTVSELYYDYGEASGYEVFANLADIGRLMRIQPGEAQGYRLFLDDPFQITELPTYFKESHISDWRVQKGEFFQAVRMEKNMMGLLISLIIIVAISNIVTSLSLMVVDKQGEIAILQTQGVTKSQVRSIFIYQGLLVGLVGTLIGAVLGVLITLNLGAILSAVNPNGVFLPTSIEPVQVIVVIAFSLLLSLLSTIYPAYRAAKTEPAEALRYE; from the coding sequence ATGAATTTACCTATTTCTTTATACGTCGCCCTGCGATATTGGCGTGCAAAAAGCGCCGATCGTTTTGGGCGACTTGTTGCTAATTTAGCAAGCTTTGGCATCGTACTGGGTGTGATGGCATTGATTATTGTGCTTTCTGTCATGAATGGATTAGAAGGCTATCAAAAACAACAGGTGCTTTCGATCATTCCACACGCGATTGTTAGTCAAGAAGTGCCTATTTCGGCAGAAAAACCGCTTGAAAATACACCGCACTTTGTGCAAAAAGCTGTGCCGATTAATACCACAAATGTTGTGTTTCAAACGGCAAAAGGCGTGAGCGCAGGACAAGTGATTGGTATTCAGTCTTTTTCAGATGATCTTTTACTGGACGGTTTCGATCCTAGCCAATTTAATCAACTTTTACCGCAAGGTGAGTTTAAGTTGATTATTGGGGATAACCTGGCACAAAAATTAGGCTTAGCAGTGGGTGATAAGGTTCGTTTAATGATTACGGAAAACAGCCAATACACCCCATTTGGTCGCGTGCCGATGCAGCGTTTATTTACGGTGAGCGAGCTTTACTATGATTATGGCGAAGCGTCAGGTTATGAAGTTTTTGCTAATTTAGCTGATATTGGTCGCCTAATGCGAATTCAGCCAGGCGAAGCTCAAGGCTATCGTTTATTCCTGGATGATCCTTTCCAAATCACAGAATTGCCAACCTATTTTAAAGAGAGCCATATCAGTGATTGGCGTGTCCAAAAAGGGGAGTTTTTCCAAGCGGTTCGTATGGAAAAAAATATGATGGGCTTGTTGATTAGCTTAATTATTATTGTTGCGATTTCCAATATCGTGACCTCATTAAGTTTAATGGTGGTGGATAAACAAGGGGAAATCGCCATTTTGCAAACACAAGGTGTGACTAAATCACAAGTGCGTTCTATCTTTATTTATCAAGGTTTATTGGTTGGGCTAGTGGGTACATTGATTGGTGCTGTACTGGGCGTATTAATCACCTTAAACCTTGGGGCAATTTTAAGTGCGGTCAATCCGAACGGTGTTTTCTTGCCAACATCCATTGAGCCAGTGCAAGTCATTGTTGTGATTGCCTTTTCTCTATTATTATCCTTATTATCAACCATTTACCCAGCTTATCGTGCGGCGAAAACTGAGCCGGCGGAAGCATTACGTTATGAGTAA
- a CDS encoding 2-hydroxyacid dehydrogenase, with protein MNIVFLDSTAIPKHIPIPRPSFPHNWVEYKYTSAEQIIERAKDADIIITSKVILSREVLQQLPKLKLIAITATGTNNVDLDAAKELGVTVKNVTGYSATTVPEHVLGMIFALKHSLAGWQRDQITGKWTESKQFCYFDYPITDVKGSTLGVFGKGCLGTEVGRLAELLGMKVLYAEHRNATTCREGYTPFEEVLKQADILTLHCALTETTKNLINQETLSLCKKGAYLINTGRGPLIDEQAVCDALKSGQLGGAALDVLVKEPPEKNNPLIELAKTMPNLIITPHIAWASDSAVTTLTKKVTQNIEDFVQQFNQK; from the coding sequence ATGAATATCGTATTTTTAGACAGCACCGCAATTCCGAAACATATTCCTATTCCTCGTCCAAGCTTTCCGCATAACTGGGTAGAGTATAAATATACTTCCGCAGAGCAAATCATTGAGCGAGCAAAAGACGCGGATATTATTATCACCAGTAAAGTGATTTTAAGCCGCGAGGTGTTGCAACAATTACCGAAATTAAAACTCATTGCTATCACTGCGACAGGTACTAATAACGTGGATTTAGACGCGGCAAAAGAATTAGGTGTGACGGTTAAAAATGTGACGGGTTATTCTGCCACGACCGTACCTGAGCATGTATTAGGCATGATTTTTGCGTTAAAACACAGCTTGGCTGGCTGGCAGCGCGATCAAATCACGGGAAAATGGACTGAGAGTAAACAGTTCTGCTACTTTGATTATCCCATTACAGATGTTAAAGGTTCAACGTTAGGTGTGTTTGGAAAAGGCTGTTTAGGTACAGAAGTCGGGCGTTTAGCAGAACTTTTAGGCATGAAAGTCCTTTATGCTGAACATCGAAATGCGACAACTTGTCGTGAAGGTTACACGCCTTTTGAAGAGGTGCTAAAACAGGCTGATATTCTGACATTGCATTGTGCATTAACTGAAACAACTAAAAATTTAATCAATCAAGAAACCTTGTCACTTTGTAAGAAAGGGGCGTATTTAATCAATACTGGTCGTGGTCCATTGATTGATGAGCAAGCGGTTTGTGACGCATTAAAATCAGGACAATTAGGTGGTGCCGCATTAGATGTGTTAGTGAAAGAGCCTCCAGAGAAAAATAATCCACTGATTGAATTAGCGAAAACGATGCCGAATTTAATTATCACACCTCATATTGCTTGGGCGAGTGATAGTGCGGTAACCACGCTAACGAAAAAAGTGACGCAAAATATCGAAGATTTCGTTCAACAATTCAATCAAAAATAA
- the kdsA gene encoding 3-deoxy-8-phosphooctulonate synthase: MQNKIVKIGNIDVANDKPFVLLGGMNVLESRDMAMQVCEAYVKVTEKLGVPYVFKASFDKANRSSIHSYRGPGMEEGLKIFQEIKETFGVKVITDVHEIYQCQPVADVVDVIQLPAFLARQTDLVEAMAKTGAVINVKKPQFLSPGQMGNIVDKFEECGNDKIILCDRGSNFGYDNLVVDMLGFGVMKKVSKGSPIIFDVTHSLQCRDPFGAASGGRREQVTELARSGLAIGIAGLFLEAHPNPNQAKCDGPSALPLSALEGFVSQMKAIDDLVKSFPELDTSI; encoded by the coding sequence ATGCAAAATAAAATTGTAAAAATCGGCAATATTGATGTTGCAAACGACAAACCTTTTGTACTTTTAGGCGGAATGAACGTGCTTGAAAGTCGTGATATGGCGATGCAAGTTTGCGAAGCTTATGTAAAAGTGACTGAAAAGTTGGGTGTGCCTTATGTTTTTAAGGCATCTTTCGATAAAGCTAACCGTTCTTCAATTCATTCTTACCGTGGTCCAGGCATGGAGGAAGGTTTAAAAATTTTCCAAGAGATAAAAGAAACCTTTGGCGTGAAAGTGATTACCGATGTGCACGAAATCTATCAATGTCAGCCTGTTGCCGATGTGGTGGATGTGATTCAATTACCGGCATTCTTAGCTCGTCAAACTGATTTAGTCGAAGCCATGGCAAAAACCGGTGCGGTAATTAATGTAAAAAAACCACAATTCTTAAGCCCAGGTCAAATGGGTAATATCGTGGATAAGTTTGAAGAATGTGGTAATGATAAAATTATCCTTTGTGATCGTGGTTCAAACTTCGGTTACGATAATTTAGTGGTGGACATGTTAGGCTTCGGCGTAATGAAAAAAGTGTCGAAAGGCAGCCCAATTATTTTTGACGTGACTCATTCATTACAATGTCGTGATCCGTTTGGTGCTGCTTCAGGCGGTCGTCGTGAACAAGTGACAGAATTAGCCCGTTCTGGTTTAGCAATTGGCATTGCAGGCTTATTCTTAGAAGCACATCCGAATCCAAATCAAGCAAAATGTGATGGCCCTTCTGCATTGCCACTTTCGGCATTAGAAGGTTTTGTCTCACAGATGAAAGCCATTGATGATTTAGTGAAATCTTTCCCTGAATTGGATACGTCTATTTAA
- a CDS encoding SirB1 family protein has product MKYDQKALYAELTHFYLSICEKEQLDEPRIRGLVGGLVRRARQAIPEEWDDKAKIHQLLQLFYGDWGFHCDADNYFYARNLYLPYILEEREGMPVSLGALILYLAASLKLPIYPVNFPTQLILRAEIDGEVAFIDPWSGKYISVDELKKLYEGAFGFGAQIQSEDLARADIPMLTTRFRQLAKNALIREEQNDFAFNYIQFLLAVRKDPYDIRDRGLVLAQMGAYSSAIEDLEYFVDQCPNDPTSSLLKTQLLELKGEALKDANAIH; this is encoded by the coding sequence ATGAAATACGATCAAAAAGCCTTGTATGCTGAACTGACTCATTTTTATTTGAGCATTTGTGAGAAAGAGCAACTTGATGAGCCTCGTATAAGAGGGCTTGTGGGGGGCTTAGTGCGTAGAGCTCGCCAAGCTATTCCAGAAGAATGGGATGATAAAGCTAAAATTCATCAATTACTACAGCTATTTTACGGTGATTGGGGCTTTCATTGTGATGCGGACAATTATTTCTATGCCCGCAATTTATATCTTCCATATATTTTAGAAGAGCGTGAAGGTATGCCGGTGAGTCTTGGTGCCTTAATACTTTATTTAGCTGCAAGTTTAAAATTGCCGATTTATCCCGTAAATTTCCCGACCCAGCTGATTTTACGTGCAGAAATAGACGGAGAAGTAGCATTTATTGATCCTTGGAGCGGAAAATATATTTCAGTGGATGAATTGAAAAAACTCTATGAAGGCGCCTTTGGTTTTGGCGCTCAAATTCAATCTGAAGATTTAGCTCGAGCAGATATTCCGATGCTGACTACACGTTTCCGTCAGCTCGCCAAAAATGCCTTAATTCGTGAAGAACAAAACGATTTTGCTTTTAATTATATCCAATTCTTGTTAGCGGTAAGAAAAGATCCTTACGATATTCGCGATCGTGGCTTAGTGTTGGCGCAAATGGGCGCTTATTCTTCCGCCATTGAGGATTTAGAATATTTTGTGGATCAATGTCCGAATGATCCCACTTCATCTCTGTTAAAAACTCAACTTTTAGAACTGAAAGGCGAAGCATTGAAAGATGCCAATGCCATCCATTAA
- the prmC gene encoding peptide chain release factor N(5)-glutamine methyltransferase, whose product MNYKEWLVQAMADLAPKNPTENSKIDALVLLQHATGKSRTQILAFDDTEIDEKVRLKLTALLDRRLKGEPIAYILGEKEFWSLPLNVSEGTLIPRPDTEILVEKALQITLEKLEENPPHFRILDLGTGTGAIALALASELSPICQKKAIQLDVIGVDLMPEVVKLAQSNAEKNQLKVQFFQSRWFEHVEGQFDLIVSNPPYIDETDEHLSQGDVRFEPRSALVAGENGLADLRHLIECAQVHLKDNGYLLLEHGWKQGEEVRSIFWQNHWQGVATIRDYGDNERVTLGYRKR is encoded by the coding sequence ATGAATTATAAAGAATGGCTGGTACAAGCAATGGCGGATTTAGCACCAAAAAATCCCACTGAAAATAGTAAAATTGATGCGCTTGTGCTTCTTCAACACGCAACGGGCAAATCGCGTACGCAAATCCTTGCTTTTGATGATACCGAGATTGATGAAAAAGTGCGGTTAAAATTGACCGCACTTTTAGATCGTCGTCTAAAAGGCGAGCCTATCGCTTATATCCTCGGTGAAAAAGAATTCTGGTCCTTGCCTTTAAATGTGTCTGAAGGAACATTAATTCCTCGCCCCGATACTGAAATTCTCGTAGAAAAAGCATTACAAATTACGTTAGAAAAACTGGAAGAAAATCCACCGCACTTTCGTATTCTCGATCTTGGCACTGGCACGGGTGCTATTGCGTTGGCGTTAGCTTCTGAGCTTTCTCCTATTTGTCAAAAAAAGGCTATTCAATTAGATGTCATCGGTGTGGATTTAATGCCTGAAGTCGTCAAATTAGCGCAATCCAATGCAGAAAAAAATCAGCTCAAGGTACAATTTTTTCAGAGTCGTTGGTTTGAACATGTTGAAGGGCAGTTTGATCTTATCGTCAGTAATCCGCCTTATATTGATGAAACCGATGAGCACCTTTCACAAGGTGATGTACGTTTTGAACCACGTTCGGCGTTAGTGGCAGGTGAAAACGGTTTAGCTGATTTACGCCATCTTATTGAGTGCGCACAAGTACATTTAAAAGATAATGGCTATTTATTGTTAGAGCACGGCTGGAAACAGGGTGAAGAAGTGCGGTCAATTTTCTGGCAAAATCATTGGCAAGGGGTTGCAACCATACGGGATTATGGCGACAATGAGCGCGTAACGTTGGGATATAGGAAGCGGTAA
- a CDS encoding RDD family protein — MIIENQKDAEFSSAFKPSQPAQASRFKRWLASMINGLVLWVMVGLGFALGDFAGVVGTIVYAGFQLYFMKTYGQTMAKRWLDLRVFNYHTNQPVEFGKYIGREIIDILLAWTSFLLIISGIVALVRDDRRSLTDLVAGTIVLKDEK, encoded by the coding sequence ATGATCATTGAAAATCAAAAAGATGCTGAATTTTCTTCTGCTTTCAAACCTTCTCAACCCGCTCAAGCAAGCCGTTTTAAACGTTGGCTTGCAAGTATGATTAATGGGCTTGTGCTTTGGGTGATGGTTGGTCTCGGTTTTGCATTGGGGGATTTTGCCGGTGTAGTGGGGACGATTGTATATGCTGGTTTTCAGTTATATTTCATGAAAACTTATGGCCAGACAATGGCAAAACGCTGGTTAGACTTGCGAGTATTTAATTATCATACCAATCAGCCTGTTGAATTTGGTAAATACATCGGTCGCGAAATTATTGATATTTTATTGGCGTGGACGAGTTTCTTATTAATTATTAGCGGTATTGTTGCACTTGTGCGTGATGATCGTCGTTCTTTAACGGATTTAGTGGCTGGCACGATTGTGTTAAAAGACGAAAAATAA
- the prfA gene encoding peptide chain release factor 1, with translation MKDSIIAKLESLKERYEELEALLGDASVISDQDKFRAYSKEYSQLEDVVKCFNRWNQLNSNIAEAELMLDDPEMKEMAEMEIEESKAEIEEVEQQLQILLLPKDPNDEYNCYLEIRAGTGGDEAGIFAGDLFRMYSRYAESKRWRVEMLSANESEQGGYKEVIVKVSGDGVYGQLKFESGGHRVQRVPKTESQGRIHTSACTVAVMPELPESEMPEINPADLRIDTYRSSGAGGQHVNTTDSAVRITHIPTGIVVECQDERSQHKNKAKAMSVLASRIVQAEQERQAAEQADTRRNLLGSGDRSDKIRTYNYPQGRVTDHRINLTIYRLDEVMNGKIDELIQPIITEYQADQLAALSEQN, from the coding sequence ATGAAAGATTCTATTATTGCAAAACTTGAAAGTTTAAAAGAACGTTATGAAGAATTAGAGGCATTGCTAGGCGATGCGTCGGTGATTTCGGATCAGGATAAATTCCGTGCGTATTCTAAAGAATATTCACAACTTGAAGATGTGGTGAAATGTTTTAATCGTTGGAATCAGCTTAATTCTAACATTGCTGAAGCAGAATTGATGTTAGATGATCCTGAAATGAAAGAAATGGCCGAAATGGAAATTGAAGAATCCAAAGCCGAAATTGAAGAAGTGGAGCAACAACTTCAAATTCTTTTATTACCGAAAGATCCAAATGATGAATATAACTGTTATTTAGAAATTCGTGCGGGAACAGGCGGTGATGAAGCGGGCATCTTTGCCGGCGATTTATTCCGTATGTACAGCCGTTATGCTGAAAGTAAACGCTGGCGTGTTGAAATGCTCAGCGCAAATGAAAGCGAGCAGGGCGGTTATAAAGAAGTGATCGTGAAAGTAAGCGGTGATGGCGTGTATGGTCAGTTAAAATTTGAATCAGGCGGCCACCGTGTACAACGTGTACCAAAAACTGAATCGCAAGGGCGTATTCATACTTCAGCTTGTACTGTTGCGGTTATGCCTGAATTACCTGAATCTGAAATGCCGGAAATCAATCCAGCAGATTTACGTATTGATACCTACCGTTCATCTGGTGCAGGTGGTCAGCACGTTAATACAACAGACTCTGCCGTACGTATTACTCACATTCCAACAGGTATTGTGGTGGAATGTCAGGATGAGCGTTCACAGCACAAAAATAAAGCGAAAGCAATGTCGGTATTAGCATCACGTATTGTTCAAGCAGAGCAAGAACGCCAAGCTGCAGAGCAAGCCGATACTCGCCGTAACTTATTAGGTTCAGGCGATCGTTCCGATAAAATTCGTACTTATAACTACCCACAAGGTCGTGTAACAGATCACCGTATCAATCTCACAATTTACCGTTTGGATGAAGTGATGAATGGTAAAATTGATGAACTGATTCAGCCGATTATTACCGAATATCAAGCGGATCAGTTGGCGGCATTGTCTGAACAGAATTAA